A single region of the Acinetobacter sp. WCHA45 genome encodes:
- the hemJ gene encoding protoporphyrinogen oxidase HemJ, whose protein sequence is MDAPSDAFLWVKALHIIAVVCWFAALFYLPRLYVYHAMSEDTVSHQRFEVMERKLYRGIMWPSMIATLITAHFLVDWGDATRHYHEALWFYLKVGLVGLLVIYHFVCGYYRKKLIGNAHYKSHKFWRFFNEMPTLILFAVVILVVVKPQF, encoded by the coding sequence ATGGATGCACCTTCTGATGCTTTCTTGTGGGTAAAAGCATTACATATTATTGCTGTGGTTTGCTGGTTCGCTGCATTGTTCTACTTACCACGTCTTTATGTTTATCATGCCATGAGCGAAGATACCGTTAGTCATCAACGCTTTGAAGTGATGGAACGCAAGTTGTATCGTGGAATTATGTGGCCATCGATGATTGCCACATTAATTACCGCCCACTTTCTCGTTGACTGGGGGGATGCGACCCGACATTATCATGAAGCCTTATGGTTTTATCTCAAAGTCGGTCTGGTTGGATTATTGGTGATTTACCACTTTGTCTGTGGTTATTACCGCAAAAAGCTAATTGGTAATGCGCACTATAAATCGCACAAGTTCTGGCGTTTTTTTAATGAAATGCCAACCTTGATCTTATTTGCCGTGGTCATCTTAGTGGTCGTAAAACCTCAGTTCTAA
- a CDS encoding beta-ketoacyl synthase N-terminal-like domain-containing protein: MKRVVITGMGINSCIGNSLEDVTHSLKNGISGTRFNPTYAELNFKSHVSAAAEQDFDGIDRKIKRFMGVCAMYAYNAAIAAVEHAGLKQEDLANNPRYGIAGGSGGNSTASVAEMVKLLEEKGARKIGPFFVPRNMSNTITANVGVALKLQGIAHSITSACATSADAIGYAYNLIQLGKQDLMLAGGGEEDHWSQSLLFDAMGALCSKYNDTPETASRPYSADRDGFVIAGGGGFVILESLEHAQARGANILAEVVAYAANSDGADMVAPSGEGATRCITMALDEAKQHGVEQIDYVNTHGTSTPAGDVTELKAMERAFGEGQVPPLSSTKSMTGHSLGAAGVQEAIYSVLMMQNDFIAPNINVTELDEGAQGFDIVLEKRDAKLNTVMSNSFGFGGVNACLIFKKWDA, encoded by the coding sequence TAATCCAACTTATGCCGAATTAAATTTTAAAAGTCATGTCAGCGCTGCTGCTGAACAGGATTTTGATGGTATTGATCGTAAAATCAAGCGTTTTATGGGTGTATGTGCAATGTATGCTTATAACGCAGCGATTGCAGCGGTAGAACATGCGGGTCTAAAACAAGAAGATCTAGCAAATAACCCTCGTTATGGTATTGCAGGTGGTAGCGGCGGTAACTCAACTGCATCAGTTGCAGAGATGGTTAAGCTATTAGAAGAAAAAGGCGCACGTAAAATTGGCCCTTTCTTTGTTCCCCGTAATATGAGTAATACCATTACTGCCAATGTGGGTGTTGCACTAAAACTACAAGGTATTGCACACTCGATTACCAGTGCCTGTGCAACTTCTGCTGATGCAATTGGTTATGCTTACAACTTAATTCAATTGGGTAAGCAAGATCTGATGCTTGCTGGTGGCGGTGAAGAAGATCACTGGTCGCAAAGCTTACTTTTTGATGCTATGGGTGCATTGTGTTCTAAATATAATGATACTCCTGAAACTGCATCTCGTCCTTACTCAGCGGATCGTGATGGTTTTGTCATCGCTGGCGGCGGTGGTTTCGTTATTCTTGAATCACTTGAACATGCACAAGCACGTGGTGCGAACATCTTAGCTGAAGTTGTTGCTTATGCAGCGAACAGCGACGGTGCAGATATGGTTGCACCGAGTGGTGAAGGTGCTACACGTTGTATCACCATGGCATTAGATGAAGCAAAACAGCACGGTGTAGAACAGATCGATTATGTCAACACACATGGTACATCAACACCAGCAGGTGACGTAACTGAGCTTAAAGCAATGGAGCGTGCATTTGGGGAAGGACAAGTTCCACCACTTAGTTCAACTAAATCAATGACGGGTCACAGCTTAGGTGCTGCAGGTGTTCAAGAAGCGATTTATTCTGTATTGATGATGCAAAATGACTTTATTGCTCCAAACATCAACGTGACTGAGCTTGATGAAGGCGCACAAGGTTTCGATATTGTACTTGAAAAACGTGATGCAAAATTGAATACTGTGATGAGTAACAGTTTTGGTTTTGGCGGCGTAAACGCTTGCCTTATTTTCAAGAAGTGGGATGCATAA